A genomic segment from Vicinamibacterales bacterium encodes:
- a CDS encoding SRPBCC domain-containing protein translates to MTRQRPVQDLNDFVTEHKELITAAPDRVLAAFFDPIDLSAWWLTTRSVAVPQPLGVYAVEWKPAAFRDPILGPLGGAFHGTVMEYRANREFFVANAFWLPPEGPPLGPMALQVTCRVEGPGTRVQVRQSGRGMGERWERYYSVIESGWVTSLQSLKAYIETAPKHVVPPVTSAVDKKPMARIEELTTTSRAVKHARRRS, encoded by the coding sequence ATGACACGTCAACGGCCGGTCCAGGATCTCAACGACTTCGTGACAGAGCACAAAGAGCTGATTACAGCTGCGCCTGACCGCGTTCTAGCGGCTTTCTTCGATCCGATCGACCTATCAGCCTGGTGGCTCACAACTCGATCCGTGGCTGTTCCACAACCGCTCGGCGTTTATGCGGTGGAATGGAAACCTGCGGCGTTTCGGGACCCAATACTGGGTCCGCTGGGCGGCGCCTTTCACGGCACCGTGATGGAGTATCGAGCCAATAGGGAATTCTTCGTTGCTAATGCTTTCTGGCTGCCCCCAGAGGGCCCACCTCTTGGACCGATGGCGCTTCAAGTTACCTGCCGAGTTGAAGGCCCCGGTACACGTGTGCAGGTCCGTCAGAGTGGCCGTGGTATGGGTGAGCGTTGGGAGCGTTACTACAGTGTTATTGAATCGGGTTGGGTTACATCTCTCCAGTCGCTGAAGGCTTACATAGAAACTGCGCCGAAGCACGTGGTCCCACCGGTAACCAGCGCGGTTGACAAGAAACCCATGGCTCGTATTGAAGAGCTAACAACAACGTCCCGGGCAGTGAAACACGCCCGTCGACGGTCCTAG
- a CDS encoding amidohydrolase family protein, whose protein sequence is MPSIQNSPSKYLARRFTVVAQLIAAILIGSSVVKTTTQNAAQEPAHGKAVERLMITNAMVIYGNGRPPFGPVDIVVEDGLITRVGTWTTGSARIPDAVIDATGKYVMPGIINTHMHWHEWRVPSIPQSIQYERNLYLAAGVTTVREVGGNFRKSKIWQAESAANAIVSPRIFVYARPELGTNRTPEEIRIGVRQAKLDGADGLKIGGLDRDQLEALLGEAHIQGLRTAAHIGVEETTAADYIELGVDSIEHFYGIGEVAIDGIQDFPADMNYSDETHRFAYAGELFSQADPEGLRKVVESMIEHNVGWSPTLSIYEASRDVVRAQNLPWYRDYLHPSMEEFWRPAPDHHGSYFAGWTSSNEAAWRRNYRIWMDTLNHFGRRGGLITTGDDAGYIYSLYGFGLIRELELHEEAGFHPLEVLKHATANGARMLGLSDKLGRVRVGYLADLLVVNGNPLENLRLLNPYGTSVNVDGRSVHGGGIEWTIKDGVPYHVPTLMDEVQQMVDDARSSN, encoded by the coding sequence ATGCCGAGTATTCAGAACTCGCCCTCCAAGTATCTTGCTCGCCGCTTTACAGTGGTGGCACAACTCATTGCCGCGATTCTAATCGGAAGTAGTGTTGTCAAGACCACCACACAGAATGCGGCACAAGAACCCGCCCACGGCAAAGCTGTCGAGCGACTGATGATCACCAACGCCATGGTGATTTACGGCAACGGTCGCCCTCCGTTCGGCCCGGTAGACATCGTCGTTGAAGACGGACTCATAACACGCGTCGGGACCTGGACAACTGGTAGCGCACGTATACCCGACGCTGTAATTGACGCGACCGGGAAATACGTTATGCCCGGAATCATTAACACCCACATGCACTGGCACGAATGGCGCGTACCCTCGATCCCTCAGTCGATTCAGTATGAACGCAATTTGTACCTAGCAGCAGGTGTCACAACTGTCCGCGAAGTAGGCGGGAACTTCAGAAAATCGAAAATTTGGCAAGCCGAGAGCGCTGCGAACGCAATCGTTTCACCTAGAATTTTTGTTTACGCTCGCCCCGAACTGGGCACCAATCGAACACCTGAGGAGATACGCATAGGCGTCCGTCAGGCCAAATTAGACGGTGCCGATGGTTTAAAAATTGGCGGACTTGATAGAGACCAGCTGGAGGCGCTCCTCGGTGAGGCGCATATTCAGGGACTTCGAACCGCTGCACATATCGGGGTAGAAGAAACAACAGCTGCTGATTACATAGAACTGGGAGTTGATTCAATCGAACACTTCTATGGAATTGGAGAGGTCGCAATCGATGGTATCCAAGATTTCCCAGCTGACATGAACTATAGCGATGAAACGCACAGGTTCGCCTACGCTGGTGAACTTTTTTCGCAGGCTGACCCAGAAGGATTACGTAAGGTTGTCGAATCGATGATCGAGCACAATGTCGGCTGGAGTCCAACACTGTCGATCTACGAGGCAAGCCGTGACGTTGTGCGAGCTCAAAATCTACCCTGGTATCGCGACTATTTACATCCATCCATGGAAGAGTTTTGGAGGCCAGCTCCCGATCACCACGGGTCCTACTTCGCGGGTTGGACTTCGTCCAACGAAGCTGCTTGGCGCCGTAACTACCGGATTTGGATGGACACGCTCAATCACTTCGGGCGGCGTGGCGGCCTCATCACTACAGGAGACGACGCTGGCTACATTTATTCGCTGTATGGCTTCGGACTGATCCGTGAGTTGGAACTACACGAGGAAGCGGGCTTCCACCCGCTGGAGGTTCTGAAACATGCAACTGCCAACGGTGCGCGGATGCTTGGACTCTCGGATAAACTCGGACGTGTTAGGGTTGGTTACCTTGCTGACCTACTCGTCGTGAACGGGAATCCGCTGGAAAATCTTCGTCTTCTCAATCCTTATGGCACGAGTGTGAATGTCGATGGCCGAAGCGTTCACGGCGGTGGAATCGAATGGACGATCAAGGACGGCGTGCCCTACCACGTTCCAACCCTGATGGATGAAGTGCAGCAGATGGTTGACGACGCGCGAAGCAGCAACTGA
- a CDS encoding DUF1343 domain-containing protein → MPVTLGLDSLGASGRLSNQRVGLVSNPASLDRHFQHAAKVVVNSGARLTALFGPQHGFTSDRQDNMVETPHEHDEHHLVPVYSLYSETRTPTTEMLNGIDLMVIDLPDIGTRVYTYASTMANCLRACREHGIPAIVTDRPNPIDGVTVEGPMLESGWTSFVGQFPIPLRHGLTMGELAELFNSEFGVGAELEIVPMTDWNRAMYFDDTGLPWVMPSPNLPTLESLIVYPGMVLLEGTNLSEGRGTTRPFELFGAPWLHGEQLAIHLNDLGLPGVRFRPTRFEPTFQKHAGTACAGCQIHVVDRQRYCSVKTTLAILDACRKMAPDQFAWKEPPYEYEYERMPIDLLWGSDRLRTYLDTSRSVADAHAEGLDDFLEIRERYLLY, encoded by the coding sequence GTGCCTGTCACGCTCGGCTTGGATTCACTCGGGGCTTCCGGCCGATTGTCCAATCAGCGCGTAGGACTAGTCAGCAACCCGGCCTCCCTCGATCGTCATTTCCAGCACGCGGCCAAGGTAGTGGTTAACTCAGGTGCAAGGCTAACCGCTCTTTTTGGTCCACAACACGGTTTCACATCGGACCGTCAAGACAATATGGTCGAGACGCCTCACGAGCACGACGAGCACCACTTGGTTCCAGTCTATTCCCTTTATAGCGAGACCCGGACTCCAACCACCGAAATGCTCAACGGGATTGACCTGATGGTCATTGACCTTCCAGACATCGGCACGCGCGTGTACACCTATGCATCGACAATGGCTAACTGTCTTCGTGCGTGCCGTGAACACGGCATCCCAGCAATCGTCACAGATCGACCGAACCCTATCGATGGTGTCACTGTCGAGGGTCCGATGCTTGAGTCTGGATGGACCTCATTTGTGGGTCAGTTCCCGATTCCGCTCCGACACGGCCTGACGATGGGAGAACTGGCTGAGCTCTTCAATTCGGAATTTGGTGTTGGCGCCGAGCTCGAGATTGTGCCAATGACTGATTGGAATCGTGCGATGTATTTTGACGATACGGGGCTGCCATGGGTAATGCCGTCGCCGAACCTCCCTACACTTGAGAGCCTCATCGTGTATCCGGGCATGGTATTACTTGAGGGAACCAATCTGTCAGAGGGACGTGGCACCACCCGTCCATTCGAATTGTTTGGTGCCCCCTGGTTACATGGCGAGCAATTAGCAATTCACCTAAACGACTTGGGACTCCCTGGTGTACGGTTCCGCCCTACGAGATTTGAGCCGACATTTCAGAAACATGCTGGTACTGCCTGTGCAGGCTGCCAGATCCACGTTGTCGACCGTCAGCGGTATTGTTCCGTCAAAACTACGTTGGCCATTCTTGATGCCTGCCGGAAAATGGCCCCTGATCAGTTTGCGTGGAAAGAGCCACCTTACGAATATGAGTATGAACGCATGCCAATCGACCTACTCTGGGGTTCTGACCGACTTCGAACATATCTCGATACAAGCAGGTCCGTGGCAGATGCCCATGCGGAAGGTTTGGACGATTTTTTGGAGATCAGGGAAAGATATCTGCTGTATTGA